From Litoribacterium kuwaitense, a single genomic window includes:
- a CDS encoding GNAT family N-acetyltransferase, which produces MVTYRHYEPGDERDILQLWNQSLWKDPITPKRFRHLVLLDANFDPEGMRLAFDGNRLVGVVYAVRRLLPMTGTDVERENGWIPFFFVDEAYRQRGIGTFLLREATDFLKRNGRQNLFFASYAPNYIIPGIDEESYSAGYHFLLAQGFQKLYSPVAMDRSLVDFQLTDDIKVLVDKREAEGYSFTLAADQDLYELIQFANCTFNPDWGRAIREGILQGLPLNRIIVARKEREVVGFCMFGGYEGVRERFGPFGVDPAEQGKKLGKILLHLCLQKMKAEGLHGAWFLWTGEKTSAGILYGKAGFRITRKFHVMKKDL; this is translated from the coding sequence ATGGTGACGTATCGACATTACGAGCCTGGTGATGAACGAGACATCTTACAGCTCTGGAATCAATCATTATGGAAAGATCCAATCACGCCAAAACGTTTTCGGCATCTCGTGCTACTGGATGCTAATTTTGACCCTGAAGGAATGCGTTTGGCTTTTGATGGAAATCGTCTTGTTGGGGTTGTATATGCAGTGCGTCGGCTTCTGCCAATGACAGGGACCGACGTTGAACGAGAGAATGGTTGGATTCCGTTTTTCTTTGTGGATGAGGCTTATCGTCAAAGAGGTATCGGCACATTTTTGCTGAGAGAAGCAACAGATTTTTTGAAAAGGAATGGTAGACAAAACCTTTTCTTTGCTTCTTATGCACCAAATTATATTATACCGGGTATTGACGAGGAATCATATTCTGCAGGGTATCATTTTTTGTTGGCCCAAGGGTTTCAAAAACTGTATTCACCGGTAGCAATGGATCGAAGTTTAGTTGATTTTCAGCTAACAGACGACATCAAAGTACTTGTGGACAAAAGAGAAGCAGAAGGATATTCTTTTACGCTCGCAGCTGATCAAGACCTTTATGAATTGATTCAATTTGCCAATTGTACCTTTAACCCAGATTGGGGCAGAGCTATTCGTGAAGGAATCTTGCAAGGCTTGCCGTTAAATCGAATCATTGTCGCTAGAAAAGAGCGAGAAGTTGTCGGTTTCTGCATGTTTGGGGGGTATGAAGGTGTACGAGAGCGCTTCGGACCGTTTGGTGTAGATCCTGCAGAGCAAGGGAAGAAGCTAGGGAAAATTTTATTACACCTATGCTTGCAGAAAATGAAAGCTGAAGGCTTACACGGTGCTTGGTTTTTATGGACGGGTGAAAAAACAAGCGCAGGTATTCTTTACGGGAAAGCTGGCTTTCGTATTACACGAAAATTTCATGTAATGAAGAAAGATTTATAG
- a CDS encoding exo-beta-N-acetylmuramidase NamZ family protein, giving the protein MKLGLDIFLSHEYVNFKGKRIGLVTNMTGVNERLVPSVDLFFEHPDVHLTTLYGPEHGIRGDAKEGEKVSSTVDPSTGLPVYSLYGMTRKPTKEMLDHVDVIVFDLQDIGSRYYTYIYTMAYVMEACAEFGKHFVVLDRPNPVNGSDREGNLVEEDVRSFVGMFPLPNRHGLTVGELALLYKHEFKYCCELTVVPMQGWKRDMYFDNTGLIWIPPSPNTTNIDMNILYTGTCLVEGTNLSEGRGTVRPFEVIGAPFIDGQKLAKAMNEINIAGLLARPTSFLPTYQKYQGEVCGGVQLHLTDRTKLHSLKAGLLLLETIIEMYPRQFQFVENEDGKFFFDLLAGTKQLRKHLFDGTAKDFLHSCDEQLEKFTKQAQPYWLYH; this is encoded by the coding sequence TTGAAACTTGGACTGGATATTTTTTTGTCACACGAATATGTAAACTTCAAAGGAAAACGGATTGGTCTAGTTACGAATATGACGGGTGTGAATGAGAGGCTCGTCCCCTCTGTCGATTTATTTTTCGAGCACCCTGATGTTCATCTAACGACCTTATACGGACCAGAGCATGGAATCCGTGGAGATGCAAAGGAAGGAGAGAAGGTGAGCTCTACTGTGGACCCTTCTACGGGTTTGCCTGTGTATAGTCTTTATGGAATGACGAGGAAGCCGACAAAAGAAATGCTTGATCACGTCGATGTCATCGTCTTTGATTTGCAGGATATTGGCTCACGGTACTATACGTATATTTATACGATGGCCTATGTGATGGAAGCTTGTGCTGAGTTTGGTAAGCACTTTGTTGTGCTCGATCGTCCTAATCCGGTCAATGGGAGCGATAGGGAAGGGAATTTAGTTGAAGAAGACGTACGTTCTTTTGTCGGAATGTTCCCACTCCCGAACCGGCACGGATTAACTGTAGGAGAATTAGCTTTACTCTATAAACACGAGTTCAAATATTGTTGCGAGTTAACTGTAGTTCCAATGCAAGGATGGAAGCGAGACATGTATTTCGATAACACGGGCTTGATTTGGATTCCCCCTTCGCCAAATACGACGAACATCGATATGAACATTTTATATACAGGAACATGTTTAGTTGAAGGCACTAACCTTTCTGAAGGCCGGGGAACGGTGAGGCCCTTTGAGGTTATTGGCGCTCCTTTTATCGATGGACAAAAGCTTGCTAAAGCCATGAACGAAATTAATATAGCTGGCCTACTTGCACGACCGACGTCATTTTTACCTACCTACCAAAAATATCAAGGTGAAGTTTGTGGTGGGGTGCAGCTTCATTTAACTGATCGCACTAAATTACACTCTTTAAAAGCCGGGCTTCTTCTATTAGAAACGATCATAGAAATGTATCCAAGACAATTCCAATTTGTCGAGAATGAAGATGGTAAATTCTTTTTTGATCTCTTAGCCGGCACTAAACAGTTAAGAAAGCATTTATTTGACGGGACGGCAAAAGATTTTCTCCATTCGTGTGATGAACAACTCGAAAAGTTTACGAAGCAAGCACAACCTTATTGGCTCTATCACTAA
- a CDS encoding extracellular solute-binding protein produces the protein MNRKSSFWMLMTVIVIAITGCSNADETGGDTLATFNETGYPIVEEPITLEMMGKRSPIQPEWGEMGFFQDMEALTNIQFDYRTATNEDFVQNKQLAFASLELPDLFYGADLTAGEEVDYGSQGLLIPLEDLIAQYAPHIQQLLDENPELEASITTPDGHIYALPALDQAPTSKTPIMWMNGPWLQAMGAEKPATMEAFYELLKRIKEEDPGNVGEVIPLTANTPADLRVGLLPNFGIVQNEGIYTDGDVVEYAWVQDEFKAYLTYMNRLYEEELLDNEMFSHTWEQFVAKGDRTGIFSTWPIVQVGFEDPADALNYPILPPMTSEVNDIKQTIEYSEVFRGRAAITKDNPHPEATIRWLDYLYSEEGTILSRLGIEGETYEWNEDDQWILLSQDGLSTTETNAQHAPGVGTSVPMVLTEAFYSKEGGNSAILEIYEWVNEELIPYAKMPYPQVYFTVEEQQRISMLKTDIDSYFEQMEAKFITGAQPIDETWDEYVETLQQLGIDELVELNQAAYDRWLETQ, from the coding sequence TTGAACAGGAAGAGCAGTTTTTGGATGCTGATGACCGTTATTGTGATAGCGATTACAGGTTGTAGTAATGCTGACGAAACGGGGGGAGATACTTTAGCAACTTTTAACGAAACAGGCTATCCGATTGTAGAAGAGCCGATTACGTTAGAAATGATGGGGAAACGGTCGCCGATTCAACCAGAATGGGGAGAGATGGGCTTCTTTCAGGACATGGAAGCATTGACGAATATCCAATTTGACTATCGAACGGCAACAAATGAGGATTTCGTGCAAAATAAACAGCTTGCCTTTGCGAGCTTGGAATTGCCAGATTTATTTTACGGCGCGGATTTAACTGCTGGTGAAGAAGTAGACTACGGTTCTCAAGGATTGTTAATTCCTTTGGAAGATTTAATCGCTCAATATGCACCTCATATTCAACAGCTATTAGACGAAAATCCTGAGCTCGAAGCGTCAATTACAACACCGGATGGACATATTTATGCGTTGCCAGCGCTTGATCAAGCACCGACATCTAAAACGCCGATCATGTGGATGAATGGCCCGTGGCTGCAAGCCATGGGTGCCGAAAAACCAGCGACGATGGAAGCGTTTTACGAACTATTAAAGCGTATTAAAGAGGAAGACCCTGGAAATGTCGGTGAAGTCATACCGCTTACTGCCAATACGCCAGCAGACCTTCGTGTCGGTTTGTTACCCAATTTTGGTATTGTACAAAATGAAGGTATCTATACGGACGGAGATGTTGTCGAATATGCTTGGGTCCAAGATGAGTTTAAAGCTTACCTCACTTATATGAATAGACTTTACGAGGAAGAATTGTTAGACAACGAAATGTTTTCACATACGTGGGAGCAATTTGTCGCAAAAGGTGATCGGACAGGCATTTTCTCTACGTGGCCAATTGTACAAGTCGGATTTGAGGACCCTGCCGATGCATTGAATTATCCGATTCTTCCGCCAATGACGAGTGAAGTCAACGACATAAAACAAACCATTGAATACAGCGAAGTTTTCCGTGGGCGAGCGGCGATTACAAAAGACAACCCGCATCCAGAAGCGACGATTCGTTGGCTGGACTATTTATATTCGGAAGAAGGAACGATTCTGTCTCGTTTAGGAATTGAAGGAGAAACATATGAATGGAACGAAGACGATCAATGGATTCTTTTATCACAAGATGGTTTAAGTACGACAGAAACGAATGCACAGCATGCACCTGGTGTAGGAACGAGCGTACCTATGGTTTTGACAGAAGCGTTTTACAGTAAAGAAGGCGGCAATTCTGCCATTCTCGAAATCTATGAATGGGTGAACGAAGAGTTAATTCCTTATGCGAAAATGCCCTATCCGCAAGTGTATTTTACGGTCGAAGAGCAACAGCGAATCAGTATGTTAAAAACGGATATTGACAGTTATTTTGAACAGATGGAAGCGAAGTTTATCACCGGCGCACAACCAATTGATGAGACGTGGGACGAGTACGTCGAAACATTACAGCAATTAGGGATTGACGAGTTAGTTGAGCTGAACCAGGCTGCTTATGATCGTTGGCTGGAAACGCAATAA